In one Macaca fascicularis isolate 582-1 chromosome 6, T2T-MFA8v1.1 genomic region, the following are encoded:
- the SAP30L gene encoding histone deacetylase complex subunit SAP30L, whose product MNGFSTEEDSREGPPAAPAAAAAPGYGQSCCLIEDGERCVRPAGNASFSKRVQKSISQKKLKLDIDKSVRHLYICDFHKNFIQSVRNKRKRKTSDDGGDSPEHDTDIPEVDLFQLQVNTLRRYKRHYKLQTRPGFNKAQLAETVSRHFRNIPVNEKETLAYFIYMVKSNKSRLDQKSEGGKQLE is encoded by the exons ATGAACGGCTTCAGCACGGAGGAGGACAGCCGCGAAGggccccccgccgcccccgctgccgccgccgccccgGGCTACGGCCAGAGCTGCTGCCTCATCGAGGACGGCGAGCGCTGCGTCCGGCCCGCGGGCAACGCCTCCTTCAGCAAGAGGGTCCAGAAGAGCATCTCGCAGAAGAAACTCAAGCTGGACATCGACAAGAGC GTAAGGCACCTGTATATCTGTGATTTTCACAAAAATTTCATCCAGAGTGTCCGaaataaaaggaagaggaagacaagTGACGATGGTGGAGATTCTCCCGAGCACGACACTGACATTCCTGAG GTTGATCTGTTCCAGCTGCAAGTGAACACCCTACGACGTTATAAACGACACTACAAGTTGCAGACCAGACCAGGCTTCAATAAGGCCCAGTTAGCAGAA ACTGTGAGTCGACACTTCAGGAACATACCTGTGAATGAAAAAGAGACCCTTGCCTACTTCATCTACATGGTGAAGAGTAACAAGAGTAGACTGGACCAGAAATCGGAGGGTGGCAAGCAGCTTGAGTGA